Below is a window of Candidatus Bathyarchaeota archaeon DNA.
CCAAATGTGGAGAGCCTCTAATAAGACAAAGCACGAAGTGCAGATATCACCGCGAAAATGACAAACGTCCATTCATATCTGTTCAACATCCCTATATCCCTGCTCTAAGATTAGCTGTCCACGCGTCTTCTTCAAGAAGCTAACAGCATTATATCTCCTTCAAATACACTTCATCACTCTTACACTCTTGTACGAGTTCTGCGCGCGTATGTATGTTAAAGCTTAAATTTCTCTTTCTTTCTATGTTTCGAAAAGGGTAGTGAAATATGAGCGCGCGCGCTAGAGTTCATAACGCGCGCGTGTCGGGCCCATGAGGAGGTGAGTCTGTGTACAAGATAGGGAATGTTTTTGTGGAAGAATCGGTGAATAAAGAGTCTTTCATTGAAGCCATCGAGGAGCTTGCTCTGAAACCTCCAGTCATCGTCAAGCCAAACTGGGGCTTCTCCGTCTGCTTCACCGAGGCGACGATTCTGGACTGGGTCCTCTCCGCCGTCGACAGCGACGCCCTCGTGGTGGAGAGCTACGGATGGGCGAGGACGGAGGATATACTCAAGACTGGAGGCAGGGGCTCCATTGAACCGGAGTATCTCAGAGATAGCGACCGGTGGTTCCTTGAGTACTCGGGCATCGGGGAGGTCCTGAAGAAGCACGGTGTGGAGTTCCTGAACATCACAGAGGAGAACTGGGGAGGCCGCACGGCGGACCCGGAACTAATCAAGGATGAAGTCGCTAGGAAGCATCCTCCACTCGAATTGCAGGACTTCTATGGCTTCGTTCCGGAGAGGCTCTACGAGATGCGGGGGAGTGATCTGCTCAGCCTGGCCAAGGTGAGAGTACTGGAAGCTCCCATGTGTGTGTCCCTCGCCGTGAAGAACTTCTTCGGGATGATTCCTGGTCCTAGCAGGAGGATGTACCATGGCGAGAAACATAGTAAGCTTAACCAGAGCATCGTGGACATCTACAAGGTCTATGACTCTCTGTTCGACATCAGCGGGGTGGTCGAGGCGGTACTCACGGCGTCCCTGAGAGACCTTGAGACCATGAAATGGGACATCCTTGAGAATCCTGGCTTCTTCTCAGGCTCCAATGACCCCCTTGAGTTAGACGCCTTCGTGACCGCTCTCTTGGGAAGGGATCCGCACAGCGTCGGATATCTCAGGGTGGCTGCGGAGACGTTTGGCGGATGGAACGAAGAGAGCGTCGCCCGTGGCTTGGAGAGCGGGATAAGGATATTTGCGCGCGCTTCTGATAGTAAGTAATAGGGGCAAGACTGTATGAGAACACGATTGTCTTCACTCCTAAATCGCTTCAAAACTTTAAGTATGCATTGGATGAGTTAGGGATGCGCGCGCGCATTTTGTCCTGGAGGTCTTGGCCGACAATGTCAAATCTTTTTTAATAAACGCACGTGCCTGCAATGTTACGATTTGGACGATAAAGTTTTAAGTGCATGTGACTGTAATATAACAGTAACAGTAATTTTTTCAAATCAGAGTGACTAACTTGCGAT
It encodes the following:
- a CDS encoding DUF362 domain-containing protein; the encoded protein is MYKIGNVFVEESVNKESFIEAIEELALKPPVIVKPNWGFSVCFTEATILDWVLSAVDSDALVVESYGWARTEDILKTGGRGSIEPEYLRDSDRWFLEYSGIGEVLKKHGVEFLNITEENWGGRTADPELIKDEVARKHPPLELQDFYGFVPERLYEMRGSDLLSLAKVRVLEAPMCVSLAVKNFFGMIPGPSRRMYHGEKHSKLNQSIVDIYKVYDSLFDISGVVEAVLTASLRDLETMKWDILENPGFFSGSNDPLELDAFVTALLGRDPHSVGYLRVAAETFGGWNEESVARGLESGIRIFARASDSK